A portion of the Acanthopagrus latus isolate v.2019 chromosome 21, fAcaLat1.1, whole genome shotgun sequence genome contains these proteins:
- the dnm3b gene encoding dynamin-3 — translation MGNRGMEDLIPLVNRLQDAFSSIGQACNLDLPQIAVVGGQSAGKSSVLENFVGRDFLPRGSGIVTRRPLVLQLISATAEWGEFLHCKGKKFTDFDEIRAEIEAETDRVTGANKGISPVPINLRVYSPHVLNLTLIDLPGITKVPVGDQPVDIEQQIRDMIMQFITRESCLILAVTPANTDLANSDALKLAKDVDPQGMRTIGVITKLDLMDEGTDARDVLENKLLPLRRGYIGVVNRSQKDIDGKKDIKAALEAERKFFLSHPSYRHMADKMGTPRLQRVLNEQLTNHIRDTLPGFRSKLQSQLLALDKEAEEYRGYRPDDPSRKTKQLLQMVQQFSVDFEKRIEGSGDQVDTVELSGGAKINRIFHERFPFELVKMECDEKEMRREISYAIKNIHGIRTGLFTPDMAFEAIVKKQIIKLKGPCVKCVDMVIQELINTVRQCSTKLECFPMLREETERIVTSHIRDRESRAKDQVLLLIDVQLSYINTNHEDFIGFANAQQRSSQTNKSQSSAGNQVIRKGWLTINNISIMKGGAKEYWFVLTAESLSWFKDDEEKEKKYMLPLDNLKVRDVEKSFMSSKHIFCIFNTESRNVYKDNRTLELACDSQEDVESWKSSLLRAGVYPEKVTTVESETTSTSDNFSMDPQLERKVETIRNLVDSYMAIVNKCIRDLMPKTIMHLMINNVKEFINAELLAQLYSAGDQNALMDESQEQAQRRDEVLRTHQALKEALSIIGDISTSTITVPVPPPVDTSWMGGQGGRRSPPASPTAPRRMSSGQRPAPRGAPPPPNRPGPLGPFNNSADSPQAPSRPNRAPPSIPSRRPPPSPTRQAPP, via the exons ATGGGAAACCGTGGCATGGAGGACCTGATCCCGCTGGTCAACAGGCTGCAGGATGCCTTCAGCTCCATCGGGCAGGCCTGCAACCTGGACCTGCCGCAGATCGCGGTGGTCGGCGGCCAGAGCGCAGGGAAAAGCTCGGTGCTGGAGAACTTTGTCGGCAG GGACTTTCTGCCCCGTGGATCCGGCATTGTCACCCGCAGGCCCCTGGTTCTGCAGCTTATCAGTGCCACTGCAG AATGGGGCGAATTCCTCCACTGCAAAGGGAAGAAGTTCACCGATTTCGATGAGATCCGCGCGGAGATCGAGGCCGAGACGGACCGCGTCACGGGGGCCAACAAAGGCATATCTCCCGTCCCCATCAACCTGCGGGTTTACTCACCTCACG TGCTGAACCTGACTCTCATCGACCTGCCGGGGATCACCAAGGTGCCGGTCGGTGACCAGCCCGTGGACATTGAGCAGCAGATCAGGGACATGATTATGCAGTTCATAACCAGGGAAAGCTGCCTGATCCTGGCCGTCACTCCGGCCAACACTGACCTGGCCAACTCCGACGCTCTCAAACTCGCGAAGGATGTCGATCCTCAGG GTATGAGGACCATCGGAGTGATCACCAAACTGGATCTGATGGACGAGGGCACAGATGCCCGAGATGTACTGGAGAACAAATTGCTGCCGCTACGAAGAG GATATATCGGAGTGGTGAATCGCAGTCAGAAAGACATCGACGGGAAGAAAGATATCAAGGCGGCTCTGGAGGCTGAGAGGAAGTTCTTCCTGTCCCACCCGTCGTACAGGCACATGGCTGACAAAATGGGCACCCCACGGCTGCAGCGAGTGCTCAACGAG CAACTGACCAACCATATCCGGGACACGCTGCCAGGGTTCCGTAGCAAGCTGCAGTCCCAGCTGTTGGCTCTGGACAAGGAGGCCGAGGAATACCGGGGATACCGACCTGATGACCCGTCCCgcaaaacaaagcagctgttgCA GATGGTGCAGCAGTTCTCTGTGGACTTTGAGAAAAGGATCGAGGGTTCAGGGGACCAGGTGGACACCGTGGAGCTGTCCGGTGGAGCAAAAATCAACCGAATCTTTCATGAGCGTTTCCCCTTTGAACTGGTCAAG ATGGAGTGCGATGAGAAGGAGATGCGTCGGGAGATCAGCTATGCCATCAAGAACATCCACGGTATCAG GACTGGACTTTTCACCCCAGACATGGCGTTTGAGGCCATCGTGAAGAAGCAGATCATAAAGCTGAAGGGGCCCTGCGTCAAGTGCGTGGACATGGTGATCCAGGAACTGATCAACACCGTGCGCCAGTGCTCCACCAAG CTGGAGTGCTTCCCAATGCTGCgtgaggaaacagagaggattGTGACGTCTCACAtccgagacagagagagtcggGCCAAGGACCAG GTTCTGCTGTTGATAGACGTCCAGCTGTCTTACATCAACACTAACCACGAAGACTTCATCGGCTTTGCTAA tgCGCAGCAGAGGAGCAGTCAGACTAATAAGAGCCAGAGTTCAGCGGGAAACCAG GTGATTCGCAAAGGCTGGCTGAccatcaacaacatcagcatcatgaaggGAGGCGCCAAAGAGTACTGGTTTGTGCTGACCGCCGAGAGCCTCTCCTGGTTCAAGGATGATGAG gagaaggagaagaagtacATGCTCCCTCTGGACAACCTGAAGGTCCGCGATGTGGAGAAGAGCTTCATGTCCAGCAAGCACATATTCTGCATTTTCAATACGGAGTCAAG GAATGTGTACAAGGATAATCGCACCCTGGAGTTGGCTTGTGACTCTCAGGAGGACGTGGAAAGCTGGAAGTCGTCTCTCCTGCGTGCTGGCGTCTATCCTGAGAAGGTCACTACG GTTGAGAGTgagaccacctccacctcagaTAACTTCTCCATGGACCCTCAGCTGGAGCGTAAAGTGGAGACCATCCGTAACCTGGTGGACTCCTACATGGCGATTGTCAACAAGTGCATCCGGGACCTCATGCCCAAGACCATCATGCATCTCATGATCAACAAT GTGAAGGAGTTCATCAATGCAGAGCTGTTGGCCCAGCTGTACTCTGCAGGTGACCAGAACGCCCTGATGGACGAGTCCCAGGAGCAGGCCCAGAGGAGGGACGAGGTGCTGAGGACCCACCAGGCCCTGAAGGAGGCGCTGAGCATCATCGGTGATAtttccacctccaccatcactgTCCCCGTACCTCCGCCTGTTGACACGTCCTGGATGGGCGGACAAGGTGGTCGCAG GTCTCCTCCAGCTAGCCCCACGGCCCCAAGGAGGATGTCTTCAGGCCAGCGCCCGGCCCCCCGAGGGGCCCCACCACCGCCAAACCGCCCAGGACCCCTGGGGCCCTTTAATAACAGTGCTGACAGCCCTCAGGCTCCCAGCCGCCCTAACAGGGCTCCTCCTAGCATCCCCAG